The Neptunomonas concharum genomic interval TGACCTCTTCCATGATTTCCAAACGTAGCTCTTCAACACGATTTTGCGGCCCACGCTCACGCAGTTCATGGATATCAATAGGGTCCATCAAAGACTCTTTGGCTAAAACAGCAGCTTTCTCTGCGGTGCCGCCAATACCAATACCTAGCATGCCAGGAGGACACCAACCCGCCCCCATCGTAGGAACAGTTTTTACTACCCAATCGACAATACTGTCAGATGGGTTCAGCATCACCATTTTAGACTTGTTTTCAGATCCACCGCCTTTTGCAGCGATATGAACTTCAACCTCTGCACCTTCAACGATCTCATAATGGATCACAGCTGGCGTGTTATCTTTTGTGTTTTGGCGTTTACCCGCAGGATCCGCCAAAATAGATGCACGTAATACATTATCAGGGTTCATGTACGCACGACGAACGCCTTCGTTCACCATATCCGTCACACCCATTTTCGCATCCCATTTAACATCCATACCTACTTTCAAAAACACGGTCACGATACCGGTGTCTTGGCAAAGCGGACGATGTCCTTCCGCAGACATACGCGAGTTAATAAGAATTTGCGCCATGGCATCTTTAGCAGCCGGGTTTTGCTCTTTCAGGTAGGCTTCATGCACGCCTTGAACAAAATCAATCGGATGATAATAAGAGATAAACTGCAATGCATCTGCGATGCTACTGATGAAGTCGTCTTGGCGAATCACGCTCATGCGAGGCTCTCCCTCTGGTTCTTTGTCATTATGTAGCCCGAATGGGCGAAGGTTGGCAGGATTATACACCAATCACAAACTAAAGCAGGGTTCGGCATTAGTCGTAAGTGCCATAAGGTTACCGGAGATCACAATACAAGATACTAAACTCTCGCAGGAGGGGATAATGTCGTGCAATTTCGTCCTTTCTCTTTACTGGCATACATCGCATGATCCGCTACACGTAAAGAGTCCTTAAATACGCTACCCGGTTGGCACTCTGTTACGCCAAAACTCATTGTAATCAAATCGAGGGGATTATCCTCCTCAAACTTGTCAACAAACTGCTCTCTAACCGATTCAATCTTTCTAAAAGCCGTGTCACCTGTCATGCCGGGAAGAACAATAAGAAACTCCTCTCCTCCCCAGCGTGCAACAACATCCTCTTCTCTAAACTGTTCTCTAAGAAACAAGCCCGTTCTTTTCAGAACAGCATCGCCTACCTCGTGACCAGCACGGTCGTTAACTTCCTTAAAAAAATCGATATCGCCAATGACTATACTAACTGGTTCATTTAATCTAGCGGCTCGTTTTAGAATCTTATTGGCCGCATCCGTTGCGAATCTGCGATTATAAAGGCCTGTTAGACTATCCACAGAAGCTAATTCAGACAAGCGCGCTTCTTGAACAACGGTGATAAATCGAATAGCTACAAGCGCAATGATAAATGGTAAACCCGCCACAAGAATATTGGCAAAGTGCACCCATTCGAGCCATTGCGCAAAACGATAACTGTATTGCACCTCTGAGAAAATTAAATAGAGGCACGCAAAAATCATGATAAATAGAAAACTAAACAACCCTGCAAACAGGGTGTTGAGCCGCGTATTGAGCACAGCCAGCGCTGCAATAGCCCAAAGGTAATGCTGAAACCCCGCCCCTAAACCTAGATATGATGTCGCCAGCACAGCATGTATCATCACTTCGAAGCAAAGAAGTAGGATAGCAAGGTCATGCTTCCCTTTGATATTTATGTAAAGACCAGCACTCCAAATCAGAACACTACCGACATTAATAACGCTTAGCTCTATTGCTCCAATAAGCCAAAACACACAAATTAAGAAAAGATGAACAATCAGCGCAAAAATGGATAGCAATGAGACAATGACATAACGACGAAAATCTTTTTCTTCGACAAAGACAGGGCGCCCCTGGATCGTTAGAAAACTCAGCAAGTTCTTCAGAATTTCATACTCCTTACTAACCACACAAAATAGAGGGTTAATAACTTCTTACTGAGTAAAAAATAGAAGTATAGAGCTTAAAAGTACAGAAAATACTCTAATCTCTCATGGATAAGGACAAAAAGTACCAAAAGCTGCGTTTTAAAAAAGGTGACCCGTGGGTCACCCAAAGGACGATCAGCTTACAGGAGTGCATTTCCCATGTGGGAAAGACACTGATTCAACATCGCCATAAAACGACCTGCATCAGCGCCATTGATCACACGGTGATCAAATGAGAGACAAAGGGGAAGTTGCTGCCTAGGTTGGAATGCAGCACCATCCCAAACAGGCTTAATGGCTGATTTAGCTACACCCAATATCGCCACTTCTGGCCCGTTAATAATTGGCGTAAACCCTGTTCCACCAGATGCACCCAAGCTAGAAACCGTAAAGCAACCACCTTGCATATCTTCAGGCTTCAGCTTTCTGTCTCTTGCTTTGGTAGCTAAGATTTGGATATCTTTTGTTAGCTCAGAAATCGACTTCTTATCCGCATCTTTGATCACTGGCACAACCAGACCTGCAGGCGTATCTACTGCAACACCAATATTAACGTAATCCTTATAGATAATTTGCTCACCATTCGGGTGGAGTGATGAATTAAATTGCGGATACTTGCGTAAAGCTCTTGCAGCAAACATAACGATAAACGGCAGAATCGATGGTTTCTTGTCCAGCCCATGTTGGTCTGGATTAATCAACTTACGAAACGCCTCCAAATCCGTCACATCGACCTCGTCGAATAAAGTGACATGAGGAATATTCAACCAGCAGCGTGTCATATGCGCAGATGTTGCTTTTGCAATACCTGATAGATCCACAGTATCGATCTCACCAAACCGACTGAAATCCTGAGCGGGTATAGCAGGTATACCAGACCCCACAGCCATTGTTTGTACTGGATTAGTCATACGTGACTTAACAAACTGCTTCACATCATCTTTGACAATACGTGAACGTTTACCCGTACCCGTCACCTGCGAAAGATCAACACCTAGTTCTCTCGCTAGTTTTCGTGTTGCGGGCCCTGCATACGCGGGTCCATTGTTGACTACAGATGAAGTATCACGAACTACGGATGGTGCAGCAGATGTCGGTTTCGTGGCTTCTGGCATAGCCGGTGCTTTTTCGGGCGCAGCGGTAACAGAAGCAGGCGCTGCCTGAGCAACGGCTACCGTACCTGTTCTGAGCGCTTGGATCAAAGGCGTACCTTCACCAACAGAATCACCAATCGCTGCCAACAAGGACTCAACCGTACCGTCGAAAGGCGCAGGGACTTCCATCGCCGCTTTGTCCGACTCGACCAAAAGCAAGGCTTCGCCTTCGCTAAAGCTGTCACCAACCTGTTTATAAAATTCGATCAAATCGCCATTACCACCGGCATCTGGCATCTCGATAACAACAGATTCATCGGCTATCACAACACTCTCAGGTGCCGCTATGGCGGACTCAGCAAGCGGTTTAGATACAGACTCACTAGATATTGTGGGTGCTTCTGCAGCTACGGCAGATACTGACTCTGCCACCTCGATCACGGCCAAAGGGGTGCCCGTTTCGACCGTATCGCCCATTGAAACCATCCACTCAACTAAAGAACCACTGATATCACTGGGTACTTCCATTGAAGCTTTATCCGACTCTAAAACAAGAATCGAATCACCTTCAGAGATTGCATCTCCAATCTGAATGCAGAATTCAACTACATCACCACTGCCATCGGTATCCGGCATTTTTATTATTTGCGTAGCCATTTATAGCTCCCATTAATACGGGCATTCCGGCCAGCTAAAGGCCGGAATGACTCATAGAAATAAATATGTGCTTAATAGATCACATCAGAAAAGGGTTGGATCAGCTTTTTCCTTGGGAATATTAAGCGTCTCACGTGCTTTATCCAACTCAGAAGCCGACAGCGTTCCTTGGCGGAATAGGCTAACTAGGGCGCCCCATGCGATATAACGAGCATCCACTTCAAAATGATCACGCAGGGTTGGGCGGCTTTCGCTAAGGCCAAAGCCATCCGTTCCTAATGCAACCAACTCACTTGGGAACCAACGCGCTATTCCGTTCGGCAGCGACTTCATGAAATCACTGGCTGCAACAAAAGCACCCGTCTCATCAGCCAAGAGTGTTTGCAGGTAATTTTTCTGAGGATTTTCAGGGTTCAACAAATTCTGCCGTTCTGTTGCTACCGCATCACGATTCAGCTGGTTATAGCTGGTCACGCTCCAAATATCTGCACTGCAACCGAAGCCGGCCAACAGTTCAGCGGCCTTCAAGACTTCCTGCATAATGCTGCCACTACCTAGCAGGTGAACTTTATGCCCTGCAGACTCATCTTTACGGAAGCGGTACATTCCCTTAAGAATGCCCTCTTCTACGCCTTCAGGCATGACCGGCATGGAATAGTTTTCGTTGTAAACCGTGATGTAATAGAAGATCTTTTCATCTTGCTCATACATACGGTAGATACCATCACGAACAATCACGGCTAACTCGTAAGCAAAAGCGGGGTCATAGCTGTACATGTTAGGGACAGTCGCAGCGATAGCATGAGAATGACCATCCTGATGCTGTAATCCCTCACCATTTAGGGTTGTGCGACCTGCGGTTCCACCGAGTAAAAAGCCCTTCGCCAAACTATCCGCACATGCCCAAATCATATCTCCTACACGCTGGAATCCGAAGATAGAGTAGAAGATGTAGAAAGGTATAGTTGGTACACCATAGTTAGCGTAAGACGTACCTGCCGCTAAGAAGGACGCCATTGCACCTGTTTCACAGATACCTTCCTGTAACAATTGGCCATCTTGCTTCTCTTTATAGGGCAGCAAACTGCTTGAATCCACCGGCTTATACTTTTGCCCTTCACAGGAGTAGATACCAAACTGATTAAACAGTGATTCCATACCAAAGGTACGCGCTTCGTCAGGGACGATAGGTACAATATAACGTCCAAAGTCTTTATCTTTGAGCATCTTAGACAGCATGCGTACAAACGACATAGTCGTAGACTGCTCACGCTCTGAACCTTTAACCGCATCTTGGAAAAGCGACATATCCGGTGCTTTTATCGCAGGATAGCTTACTTCTCTTGACGGCAAGTACCCACCTAATGCTTGGCGGCGCTCATGTAAGTACTTCATCTCCGCACTATCATCAGCCGGCAGGTATAGATCGCCATTTGCCAGCTGTTCATCTGTCAGCGGAATACCAAAGCGGCGTCCGATTTCGATGCGTTCTTGCGCGGTAAACTGTTTCTTCTGGTGGGCGGTATTTTGGCCTTCAGCAGAAGCCCCCATCCCATCACCTTTAACGGTTTTCATC includes:
- a CDS encoding GGDEF domain-containing protein, encoding MLSFLTIQGRPVFVEEKDFRRYVIVSLLSIFALIVHLFLICVFWLIGAIELSVINVGSVLIWSAGLYINIKGKHDLAILLLCFEVMIHAVLATSYLGLGAGFQHYLWAIAALAVLNTRLNTLFAGLFSFLFIMIFACLYLIFSEVQYSYRFAQWLEWVHFANILVAGLPFIIALVAIRFITVVQEARLSELASVDSLTGLYNRRFATDAANKILKRAARLNEPVSIVIGDIDFFKEVNDRAGHEVGDAVLKRTGLFLREQFREEDVVARWGGEEFLIVLPGMTGDTAFRKIESVREQFVDKFEEDNPLDLITMSFGVTECQPGSVFKDSLRVADHAMYASKEKGRNCTTLSPPARV
- a CDS encoding dihydrolipoyllysine-residue acetyltransferase encodes the protein MATQIIKMPDTDGSGDVVEFCIQIGDAISEGDSILVLESDKASMEVPSDISGSLVEWMVSMGDTVETGTPLAVIEVAESVSAVAAEAPTISSESVSKPLAESAIAAPESVVIADESVVIEMPDAGGNGDLIEFYKQVGDSFSEGEALLLVESDKAAMEVPAPFDGTVESLLAAIGDSVGEGTPLIQALRTGTVAVAQAAPASVTAAPEKAPAMPEATKPTSAAPSVVRDTSSVVNNGPAYAGPATRKLARELGVDLSQVTGTGKRSRIVKDDVKQFVKSRMTNPVQTMAVGSGIPAIPAQDFSRFGEIDTVDLSGIAKATSAHMTRCWLNIPHVTLFDEVDVTDLEAFRKLINPDQHGLDKKPSILPFIVMFAARALRKYPQFNSSLHPNGEQIIYKDYVNIGVAVDTPAGLVVPVIKDADKKSISELTKDIQILATKARDRKLKPEDMQGGCFTVSSLGASGGTGFTPIINGPEVAILGVAKSAIKPVWDGAAFQPRQQLPLCLSFDHRVINGADAGRFMAMLNQCLSHMGNALL
- the aceE gene encoding pyruvate dehydrogenase (acetyl-transferring), homodimeric type — its product is MNTVNPITESIYDEDLTQENKEWIEALNDILSAQGEHRGKDILRLLQNHLLGKNIELTEATLNTPYRNSISINNQPAYPGNPEIEAKLENIIRWNAAAMVLKANDKGTGVGGHIATYQSAATMLEVGFNHFFKNRTAEYGGDQLLVQAHAAPGLYARAYVEGRLTEQQLNNFRRELQEGGGLSSYPHPRRMPDFWQGPTASMGLSTPSAIYQARFMKYLENRGLKDKDGGKIWCFIGDGESDEPEVLGTINMATRDNLDNMVMVINCNLQRLDGPVRGNGKIIQELERSYRGAGWNVIKVIWGSEWDELFARDHDGILQSRMDRAVDGDYQFYTVSDGQTVRDHWIEGDPRLEALMKTLSDEQVRCIKRGGQDRRKIFGAFDLASRSEGKPTVILMKTVKGDGMGASAEGQNTAHQKKQFTAQERIEIGRRFGIPLTDEQLANGDLYLPADDSAEMKYLHERRQALGGYLPSREVSYPAIKAPDMSLFQDAVKGSEREQSTTMSFVRMLSKMLKDKDFGRYIVPIVPDEARTFGMESLFNQFGIYSCEGQKYKPVDSSSLLPYKEKQDGQLLQEGICETGAMASFLAAGTSYANYGVPTIPFYIFYSIFGFQRVGDMIWACADSLAKGFLLGGTAGRTTLNGEGLQHQDGHSHAIAATVPNMYSYDPAFAYELAVIVRDGIYRMYEQDEKIFYYITVYNENYSMPVMPEGVEEGILKGMYRFRKDESAGHKVHLLGSGSIMQEVLKAAELLAGFGCSADIWSVTSYNQLNRDAVATERQNLLNPENPQKNYLQTLLADETGAFVAASDFMKSLPNGIARWFPSELVALGTDGFGLSESRPTLRDHFEVDARYIAWGALVSLFRQGTLSASELDKARETLNIPKEKADPTLF